In a single window of the Solea solea chromosome 14, fSolSol10.1, whole genome shotgun sequence genome:
- the gpr101 gene encoding probable G-protein coupled receptor 101, with product MDTCTGAGQTMQSSRAPGMGTNVTDVPGEPGFTEPAWLSTASCVVKIVLISVIVCVSLFGNVVVLLVFQRKPQLLHVANRFVLNLLLADLLQTILVMPFAMAAAVPGVWPLDVRLCQALVVLMHIFAFAGVNTIIVVSVDRYLAIIHPLSYPTRMTPHLGTNLIICTWVLSFLQSTPPLYGWGIIDFDRHHNMCSVVWSSSLSYSTVVSTFSFWLPVLIMLGCYWMVFRAARRQNALVHPIQTQSYSQPSPQDVQGTGSPQQQPQAQTTRSPDGPYPARGYPVRVRHRRFHYHCKAARVVFVIMASYILSMGPYSILNTISMSSRAAVPPWLSSLALVLFFLQCCLHPYIYGYMHRSVRKEFLALLCGLFCKQGRASQSSAVESCFTTTGEGRSGAHPHLPSLAARVLPLRTWEECTTSSSPTFERKSRDSRKDTTSTSISSERELTVHSKQST from the coding sequence ATGGACACATGCACTGGTGCAGGACAAACAATGCAAAGCTCTCGTGCACCAGGTATGGGCACAAATGTTACAGATGTTCCTGGGGAGCCAGGTTTCACAGAGCCGGCGTGGTTGTCCACAGCCAGCTGTGTGGTCAAGATAGTGCTCATATccgtcattgtgtgtgtgtctttgtttgggAACGTGGTGGTCCTGCTGGTGTTCCAGAGGAAGCCTCAGCTACTGCACGTGGCCAACCGCTTTGTCCTCAACCTCCTCTTGGCAGACCTCCTGCAGACCATACTCGTCATGCCCTTTGCCATGGCGGCCGCCGTCCCAGGCGTGTGGCCCCTGGACGTGCGACTGTGCCAGGCCCTGGTGGTGCTCATGCACATTTTCGCCTTTGCTGGGGTCAACACCATCATAGTGGTCTCTGTGGATCGCTACCTGGCCATCATCCACCCGCTTTCCTATCCCACCCGCATGACCCCTCACCTGGGCACCAACCTGATCATCTGCACATGGGTGCTCAGCTTCCTGCAGAGCACGCCTCCTCTTTACGGCTGGGGGATCATTGACTTTGACCGGCACCACAACATGTGCTCCGTGGTGTGGTCTTCCAGCCTGTCCTACTCCACTGTGGTGTCCACCTTTTCGTTCTGGCTACCTGTGCTCATTATGCTTGGATGTTATTGGATGGTGTTCAGAGCAGCTCGGCGGCAGAACGCACTTGTGCACCCAATACAGACACAGTCCTACTCCCAGCCCTCCCCACAAGACGTCCAGGGAACTGGGAGTCCACAGCAGCAGCCCCAGGCTCAGACAACGAGGTCACCCGATGGGCCTTACCCGGCCAGGGGTTACCCCGTTCGAGTCAGGCACCGACGCTTCCACTATCACTGCAAGGCAGCTCGTGTGGTGTTTGTCATTATGGCCTCTTATATCCTCAGCATGGGGCCTTACAGCATACTGAATACAATCTCTATGAGCTCCAGAGCAGCCGTACCCCCCTGGTTGTCCTCTCTTGCCCTTGTGCTCTTCTTCTTACAGTGCTGCCTACACCCATACATATATGGTTACATGCACCGGAGTGTGAGGAAggaattcctggctctgctctgtGGACTGTTCTGCAAACAGGGCCGTGCCAGCCAGAGCTCGGCCGTGGAGAGCTGCTTCACCACTACAGGTGAGGGCCGCTCGGGTGCCCACCCTCACCTGCCCAGTCTGGCTGCTCGAGTCCTCCCTCTGCGGACCTGGGAAGAATGCACAACATCGTCCTCCCCCACTTTTGAGAGGAAGTCAAGGGACAGCCGTAAAGACACCACCTCGACCAGCATCAGCTCAGAGAGGGAGCTCACAGTCCACAGCAAACAAAGCACATGA